In a genomic window of Streptomyces noursei ATCC 11455:
- the moaA gene encoding GTP 3',8-cyclase MoaA: MLIDTYGRVATDLRVSLTDRCNLRCTYCMPEEGLQWLAKPDLLTDDEIVRLITVAVRDLGVEEVRFTGGEPLLRPGLVGIVERVAALAPRPQMSLTTNGIGLERTAAALRAAGLDRVNVSLDTLRPDVFTALTRRKRHADVLRGLEAARAAGLTPVKVNTVLMPGLNDDEAPDLLAWAVAHDYELRFIEQMPLDAQHGWQRDGMITAGDILDSLRTRFTLTPEGQDERGSAPAERWVVDGGPHRVGVIGSVTRPFCRACDRTRLTADGQIRTCLFATEETDLRAALRSGAPDAEIARIWKLAMWGKKAGSGLDDPAFLQPERPMSAIGG, translated from the coding sequence GTGCTCATCGACACCTACGGCCGCGTCGCCACCGACCTGCGGGTCTCGCTCACCGATCGGTGCAATCTGCGGTGCACCTACTGCATGCCCGAAGAGGGCCTGCAGTGGCTCGCCAAGCCCGACCTGCTGACCGACGACGAGATAGTCCGCCTGATCACCGTCGCCGTCCGCGACCTCGGCGTCGAGGAGGTCCGCTTCACCGGCGGCGAGCCGCTGCTCCGCCCCGGCCTGGTCGGCATCGTCGAGCGGGTCGCCGCCCTCGCCCCCCGCCCCCAGATGTCGCTGACCACCAACGGCATCGGCCTGGAACGCACCGCCGCCGCCCTGCGCGCCGCCGGCCTGGACCGCGTCAACGTCTCCCTCGACACCCTCCGGCCCGACGTCTTCACCGCCCTGACCCGCCGCAAGCGGCACGCCGACGTCCTCCGCGGCCTCGAAGCCGCCCGCGCCGCCGGCCTCACCCCGGTCAAGGTCAACACCGTCCTGATGCCCGGCCTCAACGACGACGAGGCCCCCGACCTCCTGGCCTGGGCCGTCGCCCACGACTACGAGCTGCGGTTCATCGAGCAGATGCCGCTCGACGCCCAACACGGCTGGCAGCGCGACGGAATGATCACCGCCGGCGACATCCTGGACTCGCTGCGCACCCGCTTCACCCTCACCCCCGAGGGCCAGGACGAGCGCGGCTCCGCCCCCGCCGAGCGCTGGGTCGTCGACGGCGGTCCGCACCGCGTCGGCGTGATCGGGTCGGTGACCCGCCCCTTCTGTCGCGCCTGCGACCGCACCCGGCTCACCGCCGACGGTCAGATCCGCACCTGCCTCTTCGCCACCGAGGAGACGGACCTGCGCGCCGCACTGCGCTCCGGTGCCCCCGACGCCGAGATAGCCCGCATCTGGAAGCTGGCCATGTGGGGCAAAAAGGCGGGATCCGGTCTCGACGACCCCGCCTTCCTCCAGCCGGAGCGCCCGATGTCAGCCATCGGCGGCTGA
- a CDS encoding DUF3099 domain-containing protein → MRKQSGGVETFRITGARQGLTEDVRGRQRRYVISMAVRTLAVVLTAVLWNVERPIAIATLVIGMGLPYIAVVIANAGRENVPSLPSTLVTPTRPALTEGRAESVAERPAEGRSQSRDERG, encoded by the coding sequence ATGCGGAAGCAGAGCGGCGGCGTCGAAACCTTCCGGATCACGGGGGCCCGTCAGGGGCTGACCGAGGACGTGCGGGGTCGCCAGCGGCGCTATGTGATCTCGATGGCGGTGCGGACCCTGGCCGTGGTGCTCACCGCGGTGCTCTGGAACGTCGAGCGGCCGATTGCCATTGCAACGCTCGTGATCGGCATGGGACTCCCGTACATCGCGGTGGTGATCGCCAACGCCGGTCGGGAGAACGTCCCTTCGCTGCCGTCGACGCTGGTCACGCCCACGCGTCCGGCGCTGACCGAGGGCCGCGCGGAATCCGTTGCGGAACGGCCCGCGGAGGGGCGTTCGCAGTCGCGGGACGAACGGGGCTGA
- the tyrS gene encoding tyrosine--tRNA ligase: protein MTRLGESVARASTLLSADLSSDATVRELLQETGERRYLDLTDLSSKEQAELIASRTVEVLPGVTKLAERIEERRAAGKGLHVKLGIDPTATDVHLGHAVPLIILSRFQRLGHDVTLIIGDFTAKIGDPSGRTAERPPLTDDDIAHNLATYREQVRPFFDFEKVSFRQNSEWLAPYTFPELLGLLAQVPASQLLQREDFRNRLAAGSGLTMTELLYPIAQGLDSVALECDVELGGSDQLLNLQMGRKLMELRGQRPQLVVTMPLIEGTDGTGAKMSKSKGNYVGLSSPADDVFGKIMSVPDRLMEPYLKAWTEWTDEEIALVLGRVGDRSLHPMDLKKVLAGEVVAALYGLDAAMAARAGFVAQFSKKSFGDVESLPVVDAGEHGALTVAAVLTTVLEFTPSASAARRLAKQNALRLVVEGGSGQSTVVLAEADAVRPLSEVLAEKLSDAEGVAYLKAGRKLAQVEGR, encoded by the coding sequence ATGACACGCCTCGGCGAATCCGTCGCCCGCGCCAGCACGCTGCTCTCCGCCGACCTCTCCTCGGACGCCACCGTCCGGGAGCTGCTCCAGGAGACCGGTGAGCGGCGCTATCTCGACCTGACGGACCTGTCGTCCAAGGAGCAGGCCGAACTGATCGCGTCCCGGACGGTCGAGGTGCTGCCGGGCGTCACGAAGCTGGCCGAGCGGATCGAGGAGCGCCGGGCGGCCGGCAAGGGTCTGCACGTCAAGCTGGGCATCGACCCGACGGCGACCGATGTGCACCTGGGGCACGCGGTGCCGCTGATCATCCTGAGCCGGTTCCAGCGCCTCGGCCACGACGTCACCCTCATCATCGGCGACTTCACCGCCAAGATCGGCGACCCGTCGGGCCGTACGGCCGAGCGCCCGCCGCTGACCGACGACGACATCGCGCACAACCTCGCCACCTACCGCGAGCAGGTGCGCCCGTTCTTCGACTTCGAGAAGGTCAGCTTCCGGCAGAACAGCGAGTGGCTGGCGCCGTACACCTTCCCGGAGCTGCTGGGGCTGCTCGCCCAGGTGCCGGCCTCGCAGCTGTTGCAGCGCGAGGACTTCCGCAACCGGCTGGCGGCCGGCTCGGGCCTGACCATGACCGAGCTGCTGTACCCGATCGCGCAGGGCCTGGACTCGGTGGCGCTGGAGTGCGACGTGGAGCTGGGCGGCTCCGACCAGCTGCTCAACCTCCAGATGGGTCGCAAGCTGATGGAGCTGCGCGGGCAGCGGCCGCAGCTGGTGGTGACCATGCCGCTGATCGAGGGCACGGACGGCACCGGCGCCAAGATGTCGAAGTCCAAGGGCAATTACGTCGGGCTGAGCTCGCCCGCCGACGATGTCTTCGGCAAGATCATGTCGGTGCCGGACCGGCTGATGGAGCCGTACCTCAAGGCATGGACGGAGTGGACGGACGAGGAGATCGCCCTCGTCCTGGGTCGGGTCGGTGACCGCTCACTGCACCCGATGGACCTCAAGAAGGTCCTCGCGGGCGAGGTCGTGGCGGCGCTCTACGGGCTGGACGCAGCGATGGCGGCCCGCGCCGGTTTCGTGGCGCAGTTCTCCAAGAAGTCGTTCGGGGACGTGGAGTCCCTGCCGGTCGTGGACGCCGGCGAGCACGGCGCCCTGACGGTCGCGGCGGTGCTGACGACGGTGCTGGAGTTCACCCCGAGCGCCTCGGCGGCGCGGCGGTTGGCGAAGCAGAACGCGCTGCGGCTGGTGGTCGAGGGCGGGTCCGGCCAGTCGACGGTGGTGCTGGCCGAGGCCGACGCGGTGCGGCCGCTCTCCGAGGTCCTCGCGGAGAAGCTGTCCGACGCCGAGGGCGTGGCCTACCTGAAGGCCGGGCGCAAGCTCGCCCAGGTCGAGGGCCGCTAG
- a CDS encoding metallopeptidase TldD-related protein, with amino-acid sequence MSPRGTRSNRPYEIVERALELSRADGCAVIAEERSSANLRWAGNALTTNGTTRGRTVTVVATVDGAQGTASGVVSRSAVTAQDLEPLVRAAEAAARDAGPAEDARPLVTGGRPAADFTDAPAETSSEVFAAFAPALGESFRQAAGGGRELYGFAQHTVVSSYLGTSTGLRLRHDQPSGTLELNAKSPDRTRSAWAGRATRDFADTDPRELDVELARRLGWAERRIELPAGRYDTLLPPSTVADLLIYQQWSATARDAAEGRTVFSKAGGGEGAGRTRVGDRLSALPLTLRSDPTAPGLECAPFVLAHSSGADASVFDNGLPLTATEWVREGVLDRLVATRHGAALTGLPVAPAIDNLLLEGGGSGTLDEMVAAAGHDGPTLLLTCMWYIREVDPATLLLTGLTRDGVYLVENGEVVGEVNNFRFNESPVDLLGRAVAAGRTERTLSREWGDYFPRTAMPPLRVPDFNMSSVSRGV; translated from the coding sequence ATGAGCCCGCGCGGTACGCGCAGCAACCGGCCGTACGAGATCGTCGAGCGGGCGCTGGAGCTGTCCCGCGCCGACGGCTGTGCGGTCATCGCCGAGGAGCGCTCCAGCGCCAATCTGCGCTGGGCGGGCAATGCCCTCACCACCAACGGCACCACCCGCGGCCGGACGGTCACCGTGGTGGCGACCGTGGACGGCGCCCAGGGCACCGCGTCGGGGGTGGTCTCGCGGTCGGCGGTGACCGCGCAGGACCTGGAGCCGCTGGTGCGGGCCGCGGAGGCGGCCGCCCGGGACGCCGGTCCGGCCGAGGACGCCCGGCCGCTGGTCACCGGCGGCCGGCCGGCGGCCGACTTCACCGACGCCCCGGCCGAGACCTCCTCGGAGGTCTTCGCCGCGTTCGCCCCGGCCCTCGGGGAGTCCTTCCGGCAGGCCGCCGGCGGCGGCCGTGAGCTGTACGGCTTCGCCCAGCACACCGTCGTCTCGTCGTACCTGGGCACTTCCACCGGACTGCGGCTGCGGCACGACCAGCCGTCCGGGACGCTGGAGCTGAACGCCAAGTCGCCGGACCGCACCCGGTCGGCCTGGGCCGGCCGGGCCACCCGGGACTTCGCCGACACCGACCCGCGGGAGCTGGACGTCGAGCTGGCCCGGCGGCTGGGCTGGGCCGAGCGTCGGATCGAGCTGCCGGCCGGCCGCTACGACACGCTGCTGCCGCCCAGCACCGTCGCCGACCTGCTGATCTACCAGCAGTGGTCGGCCACCGCGCGGGACGCCGCCGAGGGCCGCACGGTCTTCTCCAAGGCCGGTGGCGGGGAGGGTGCCGGCCGGACCCGGGTCGGCGATCGGCTCTCCGCGCTGCCGCTGACGCTGCGCAGCGATCCGACGGCCCCCGGACTGGAGTGCGCGCCGTTCGTCCTGGCGCACTCCTCCGGCGCGGACGCTTCGGTCTTCGACAACGGGCTGCCGCTGACCGCCACCGAGTGGGTGCGCGAGGGGGTCCTGGACCGGCTGGTGGCCACCCGGCACGGCGCCGCGCTGACGGGGCTTCCGGTGGCCCCGGCCATCGACAACCTCCTGTTGGAGGGCGGCGGTTCGGGGACCCTCGACGAGATGGTGGCCGCGGCGGGCCACGACGGCCCGACGCTGCTGCTGACCTGCATGTGGTATATCCGCGAGGTCGATCCGGCGACGCTGCTGCTGACCGGGCTCACCCGGGACGGCGTCTATCTGGTCGAGAACGGCGAGGTCGTCGGCGAGGTCAACAACTTCCGGTTCAACGAGTCGCCGGTGGACCTGCTGGGCCGGGCGGTGGCGGCGGGCCGCACCGAGCGGACGCTGTCGCGGGAGTGGGGCGACTACTTCCCGCGGACCGCGATGCCGCCGCTGCGGGTGCCGGACTTCAACATGAGTTCGGTCAGCCGGGGCGTGTGA
- a CDS encoding TldD/PmbA family protein, with translation MPAAPHDLDQTFLALPLRALADAALARARALGAEHADFRLERVRSAMWRLRDARTSATSDTTDLGYAVRVVHNGAWGFAAGVDLTMDAAARVAGQAVAMAKLSAKVAEAAGTSTGGKVELADEPVHPDRTWVSSYEIDPFDVPDAEKTGLLAEWSARLLAAPGVAHVDAQLLAAQENKFYADTAGTSTTQQRIRLHPELTAVAVDPATGDFESMRTLAPPVGRGWEYLTGGYDWVGELDRMPEHLAEKLRAPSVEPGSYDLVIDPSNLWLTIHESIGHATELDRALGYEAAYAGTSFATFDQLGSLVYGSPIMQVTGDRTAEHGLATIGYDDEGVAAQSWDLIRDGILTGYQLDRRMAKLTGFPRSNGCAYADSPSHVPVQRMANVSLRPAPDGPSTEELIAGVERGIHLVGDRSWSIDMQRYNFQFTQQRAYLIRNGRLAGQLRDVAYQATTTDFWGSMVALGGPQTYVLGGAFNCGKAQPGQIAAVSHGCPSAVFEGVNVLNTTQEAGR, from the coding sequence GTGCCAGCCGCACCCCATGACCTTGACCAGACCTTCCTCGCGCTGCCGCTGCGCGCACTGGCCGACGCCGCACTGGCGCGGGCCCGCGCACTGGGCGCGGAACACGCCGACTTCCGCCTGGAACGGGTGCGCAGCGCGATGTGGCGCCTGCGGGACGCCCGCACGTCGGCCACCTCCGACACCACCGACCTGGGCTATGCGGTGCGCGTGGTGCACAACGGCGCCTGGGGCTTCGCCGCCGGCGTCGACCTGACGATGGACGCCGCCGCGCGGGTGGCCGGCCAGGCGGTGGCGATGGCGAAGCTGTCCGCCAAGGTGGCCGAGGCGGCGGGCACCAGTACGGGCGGGAAGGTGGAGCTGGCCGACGAGCCCGTCCACCCGGACCGCACCTGGGTCTCCTCGTACGAGATCGACCCGTTCGACGTCCCGGATGCCGAGAAGACCGGGCTGTTGGCGGAGTGGAGCGCCCGGCTGCTGGCGGCACCGGGCGTGGCGCACGTCGACGCGCAGCTGCTGGCCGCGCAGGAGAACAAGTTCTATGCGGACACCGCCGGTACCAGCACCACCCAGCAGCGGATCCGGCTGCATCCGGAGTTGACCGCGGTCGCGGTGGACCCGGCCACCGGTGACTTCGAGTCGATGCGCACCCTCGCGCCGCCGGTCGGCCGCGGCTGGGAGTACCTGACCGGCGGCTACGACTGGGTGGGCGAGCTGGACCGGATGCCCGAGCACCTCGCCGAGAAGCTGCGCGCCCCGAGCGTCGAGCCCGGCAGCTACGACCTGGTGATCGACCCGTCCAACCTCTGGCTGACGATCCACGAGTCGATCGGCCACGCCACCGAGCTGGACCGGGCGCTGGGCTACGAGGCGGCGTACGCCGGTACCTCGTTCGCCACCTTCGACCAGCTCGGTTCGCTGGTCTACGGCTCGCCGATCATGCAGGTCACCGGCGACCGGACCGCCGAGCACGGGCTCGCCACGATCGGCTACGACGACGAGGGCGTGGCCGCCCAGTCCTGGGACCTGATCAGGGACGGCATCCTCACCGGCTACCAACTCGACCGCAGAATGGCGAAGTTGACCGGCTTCCCGCGCTCCAACGGCTGCGCGTACGCGGACTCCCCCAGCCATGTGCCGGTCCAGCGGATGGCCAACGTCTCGCTCCGTCCGGCGCCGGACGGCCCGTCCACCGAGGAGCTGATCGCCGGGGTGGAGCGCGGGATCCATCTCGTCGGCGACCGCTCGTGGTCCATCGACATGCAGCGCTACAACTTCCAGTTCACCCAGCAGCGGGCGTACCTCATCCGGAACGGGCGGTTGGCCGGGCAGCTGCGGGACGTCGCCTACCAGGCCACCACCACCGACTTCTGGGGGTCGATGGTCGCGCTCGGTGGCCCGCAGACCTACGTCCTGGGCGGCGCCTTCAACTGCGGCAAGGCCCAGCCGGGCCAGATCGCGGCGGTCTCCCACGGCTGTCCCTCGGCGGTCTTCGAGGGCGTGAACGTGCTCAACACGACACAGGAGGCAGGACGATGA
- the fabG gene encoding 3-oxoacyl-[acyl-carrier-protein] reductase, with the protein MSRSVLVTGGNRGIGLAIARAFAEAGDKVAITYRSGEPPAGFLAVKCDITDAEQVEQAYKEIEEKQGPVEVLVANAGITRDQLLMRMSEEDFSAVLDTNLTGTFRVVKRANRAMLRARKGRIVLISSVVGLTGAAGQSNYAASKAALVGFSRSLARELGSRNITVNVVAPGFVDTDMTRVLSDEQRESIVKQVPLARYAQPEEVAASVRFLASEEAAYITGAVIPVDGGLGMGH; encoded by the coding sequence TTGAGCCGCTCGGTTCTGGTCACCGGAGGCAACCGCGGCATCGGCCTCGCCATTGCCCGCGCCTTCGCCGAGGCAGGCGACAAGGTCGCCATCACCTACCGCTCGGGCGAGCCCCCGGCGGGATTTTTGGCCGTGAAGTGCGACATCACGGACGCCGAGCAGGTCGAGCAGGCGTACAAGGAGATCGAGGAGAAGCAGGGTCCGGTCGAGGTGCTGGTGGCCAACGCCGGCATCACCCGCGACCAGCTCCTGATGCGGATGTCCGAGGAGGACTTCAGCGCCGTCCTCGACACCAACCTGACCGGCACGTTCCGTGTGGTCAAGCGCGCCAACCGGGCGATGCTGCGCGCCCGTAAGGGCCGGATCGTCCTGATCTCGTCGGTGGTCGGCCTGACGGGCGCGGCGGGGCAGTCGAACTACGCCGCCTCCAAGGCCGCGCTGGTCGGCTTCTCCCGCTCGCTCGCCCGTGAGCTGGGCAGCCGCAACATCACCGTCAACGTCGTCGCCCCCGGCTTCGTCGACACCGACATGACCCGGGTGCTCAGCGACGAGCAGCGGGAGAGCATCGTGAAGCAGGTGCCGCTGGCGCGTTACGCCCAGCCCGAGGAGGTCGCCGCCTCGGTCCGCTTCCTGGCCTCCGAGGAGGCCGCGTACATCACCGGAGCCGTCATTCCTGTCGACGGCGGATTGGGCATGGGGCACTGA
- the fabI gene encoding enoyl-ACP reductase FabI, translated as MSGILAGKRILVTGVLTESSIAFQAAKVAQNEGADVILTGFGRLSLVERIAKRLPKPAPVIELDVTNQEHLDGLAGKVREHLGEDARLDGIVHSIAFGPQGAFNFLEADWDDVSTAVQVSAYSYKSLTMACLPLMSNGASIVGLTFDAQIAWPKYDWMGVAKAALESTNRYLARDLGPKGIRCNLVSAGPIKSMAAKSIPGFEELADVWNHRAPIGWDLADPEPAGRGVVGLLSDFFPRTTGEIVHVDGGVHMMGA; from the coding sequence ATGAGTGGAATCCTCGCAGGCAAGCGCATCCTGGTCACCGGTGTGCTGACCGAGTCGTCGATCGCGTTCCAGGCGGCCAAGGTCGCCCAGAACGAGGGCGCCGACGTCATCCTCACCGGCTTCGGCCGGCTCTCCCTGGTCGAGCGGATCGCCAAGCGGCTGCCCAAGCCCGCCCCGGTCATCGAGCTGGACGTGACCAACCAGGAGCACCTGGACGGGCTGGCCGGCAAGGTCCGCGAGCACCTGGGCGAGGACGCCCGCCTCGACGGCATCGTGCACTCCATCGCCTTCGGCCCGCAGGGCGCCTTCAACTTCCTGGAGGCCGACTGGGACGACGTCTCGACGGCCGTGCAGGTCTCGGCGTACTCCTACAAGTCGCTGACGATGGCCTGCCTGCCGCTCATGAGCAACGGTGCCTCGATCGTCGGCCTGACCTTCGACGCGCAGATCGCCTGGCCCAAGTACGACTGGATGGGCGTGGCCAAGGCGGCGCTGGAGAGCACCAACCGCTACCTGGCGCGCGACCTGGGCCCGAAGGGCATCCGCTGCAACCTGGTCTCGGCCGGCCCGATCAAGTCGATGGCCGCCAAGTCCATCCCCGGCTTCGAGGAGCTGGCGGACGTGTGGAACCACCGCGCCCCGATCGGCTGGGACCTGGCCGACCCGGAGCCGGCCGGCCGCGGTGTCGTCGGCCTGCTGTCCGACTTCTTCCCCCGCACGACGGGCGAGATCGTGCACGTCGACGGCGGCGTGCACATGATGGGCGCCTGA
- a CDS encoding IS481 family transposase, with the protein MPHRNAPLTETGRLRLARCVVEDGWPLRRAAERFQVSPTTAQRWADRYRQLGEAGMADHSSRPHRSPGRTPTRTERRIIKVRLLRRWGPARIAGLLHLVPSTVHRVLTRFGLARLSHLDRATGRAIRRYERERPGELVHVDIKKLGNIPDGGGHKALGRQAGRKTRSNAGYSYIHTAVDDHSRLAYSEIHTDERKETATAFWQRAQAFFTQAGITVERVLTDNGSCYRSHDWRDALAAAGITHKRTRPYRPQTNGKVERLNRTLLDEWAYARPYRSETERREAFPQWLHTYNHHRGHTALAGQPPASRVPNLTGQYT; encoded by the coding sequence ATGCCCCACCGTAATGCACCCCTGACCGAGACCGGACGCCTGCGCCTGGCCCGCTGTGTGGTCGAGGACGGCTGGCCCCTGCGCAGGGCAGCCGAACGTTTCCAGGTCTCCCCGACCACGGCCCAGCGATGGGCAGACCGCTACCGTCAGCTCGGCGAGGCGGGCATGGCCGACCACTCCAGCCGCCCGCACCGCAGCCCGGGACGAACCCCGACCCGCACCGAACGGCGGATCATCAAGGTCCGCCTCCTGCGCCGGTGGGGCCCCGCCCGCATCGCGGGCCTGCTCCACCTGGTGCCGTCCACCGTGCACCGCGTCCTGACCCGCTTCGGTCTGGCCCGCCTGTCCCACCTCGACCGTGCCACCGGCCGTGCGATACGCCGCTACGAGCGTGAACGACCAGGAGAGTTGGTGCACGTGGACATCAAGAAGCTCGGCAACATTCCCGACGGCGGCGGCCACAAGGCGCTCGGCCGGCAAGCAGGCCGCAAGACCCGCTCGAACGCCGGCTACAGCTACATCCACACCGCCGTCGACGACCACTCCCGCCTCGCCTACAGCGAGATCCACACCGACGAGCGCAAAGAGACCGCCACCGCCTTCTGGCAACGCGCCCAGGCGTTCTTCACCCAGGCAGGGATCACCGTCGAGCGGGTCCTGACCGACAACGGCTCCTGCTACCGCTCACACGACTGGCGGGACGCGCTGGCAGCGGCCGGGATCACCCACAAGCGCACCCGGCCCTACCGACCCCAGACCAACGGCAAAGTCGAACGCCTCAACCGCACCCTGCTCGACGAATGGGCCTACGCCCGCCCCTACCGCTCGGAAACCGAACGACGCGAAGCCTTCCCACAATGGCTACACACCTACAATCACCACCGCGGACACACCGCACTCGCAGGCCAACCACCCGCCAGCCGCGTCCCCAACCTCACAGGGCAATACACCTAG
- a CDS encoding FadR/GntR family transcriptional regulator, with translation MPLTSPRRSALADQVIAQLRAQITSGDWPVGSRIPTEPELVEQLGVARNTVREAVRALAHNGLLDIRQGSGTYVVATSELAGVMNRRFADADPGHVAELRSALEAEAARLAAYRRTEQDLRQLDALLERRERAWESGAAEAFVAADATLHMAVVAASHNDVLAAIYADLGGVLRDFLRADVGAVLRPEAHMDHSRLVEAIRAGDGERAAAEAGAHPFGCRPGEGASGESKEP, from the coding sequence ATGCCCCTGACCTCGCCCCGCCGGTCCGCGCTGGCCGACCAGGTGATCGCGCAGCTGCGCGCCCAGATCACGTCCGGCGACTGGCCGGTGGGGTCCCGCATCCCGACCGAGCCGGAGCTCGTCGAGCAGCTCGGGGTGGCCCGCAACACCGTCCGCGAGGCCGTCCGGGCGCTGGCCCACAACGGCCTGCTCGACATCCGGCAGGGCTCGGGCACCTACGTCGTGGCCACCAGTGAACTGGCCGGGGTGATGAACCGCCGGTTCGCCGACGCCGACCCCGGGCACGTCGCCGAACTGCGCTCCGCCCTGGAGGCCGAGGCCGCCCGGCTCGCCGCGTACCGCCGCACGGAGCAGGATCTGCGCCAGCTCGACGCCCTGCTGGAGCGGCGCGAGCGGGCCTGGGAGTCGGGCGCCGCCGAGGCGTTCGTGGCGGCCGACGCGACCTTGCACATGGCGGTGGTGGCGGCCTCCCACAACGACGTGCTGGCCGCGATCTACGCCGATCTGGGCGGCGTGCTGCGCGACTTCCTGCGGGCCGACGTCGGCGCCGTGCTGCGGCCCGAGGCGCACATGGACCACTCCCGGCTGGTGGAGGCGATCCGCGCCGGGGACGGGGAGCGGGCCGCCGCCGAGGCGGGCGCGCACCCCTTCGGCTGCCGACCGGGCGAGGGGGCCTCGGGGGAGTCGAAGGAGCCCTAG
- a CDS encoding CynX/NimT family MFS transporter: protein MADEDLATLGPAAEPLTPVTPPARDTGAVRPDAVPERVPESGPAAGWLTGIVIAGLVLAALNLRPAITSLGALLKEVRDGLGMSGTVAGLLTSVPALCFAVFGFAAPRLARRWGPGAIVCAGMAAIGVGVVVRPFAGGTPGFLAGSALALAGIAVSNVLLPVVIKTWFPDRVGSMTGLYSMALALGTSLAAALTVPMTAALGGSWRTGLAVWALLAALAVLPWLAVLRRRPAGVAPGSGRPGAGEPPIRITSSPTAWALAVFFGLQATAAYITMGWMPQIFRDAGVSAGTAGVLLAVTMAVGVPLSFVLPRLASRMRHQGPLVVALGVCGLAGYTGLWLAPAAGAWGWALLMGISNCAFPLALTMIGMRSATPAGVVKLSAFAQSVGYLISIPGPLLVGTLYQHSGGWGLPIALMVGLMVPQIAVGVLAGRNRRIEDER from the coding sequence ATGGCAGACGAAGACCTCGCGACCCTCGGCCCGGCCGCCGAGCCCCTGACCCCCGTCACCCCGCCCGCCCGGGACACCGGTGCGGTGCGCCCCGACGCCGTCCCCGAGCGCGTCCCGGAGTCCGGGCCCGCCGCCGGCTGGCTGACCGGGATCGTGATCGCCGGTCTCGTCCTCGCCGCGCTCAACCTCCGCCCGGCGATCACCAGCCTCGGCGCGCTGCTGAAGGAGGTCCGCGACGGGCTCGGCATGAGCGGCACCGTCGCCGGCCTGCTGACGTCCGTCCCGGCCCTGTGCTTCGCCGTCTTCGGCTTCGCCGCGCCCCGGCTGGCCCGGCGCTGGGGACCCGGCGCGATCGTCTGCGCCGGCATGGCCGCGATCGGGGTGGGCGTCGTGGTGCGCCCGTTCGCCGGCGGTACGCCCGGCTTCCTGGCCGGCAGCGCGTTGGCGCTGGCCGGCATCGCGGTCAGCAACGTGCTGCTGCCGGTGGTCATCAAGACCTGGTTCCCCGACCGGGTCGGGTCGATGACCGGGCTCTACTCGATGGCGTTGGCCCTGGGCACCTCGCTCGCCGCGGCGCTCACCGTCCCCATGACGGCGGCGCTGGGCGGGAGTTGGCGCACCGGCCTGGCCGTCTGGGCGCTGCTCGCCGCGCTCGCGGTGCTGCCCTGGCTGGCGGTGCTGCGGCGGCGGCCGGCAGGGGTGGCGCCGGGGAGCGGCAGGCCGGGCGCCGGGGAACCGCCCATCCGGATCACCTCGTCGCCGACCGCCTGGGCGCTCGCGGTCTTCTTCGGCCTCCAGGCGACCGCCGCCTACATCACCATGGGGTGGATGCCGCAGATCTTCCGCGACGCCGGGGTCTCGGCGGGCACCGCGGGGGTGCTGCTGGCCGTCACCATGGCGGTGGGCGTGCCGCTCTCCTTCGTGCTGCCGCGGCTTGCGTCCCGGATGCGGCACCAGGGTCCCCTGGTGGTCGCGCTCGGCGTGTGCGGGCTGGCCGGCTACACCGGTCTGTGGCTGGCGCCGGCCGCCGGTGCCTGGGGCTGGGCGCTGTTGATGGGCATCTCCAACTGCGCCTTCCCGCTTGCCCTGACGATGATCGGGATGCGCTCCGCCACCCCGGCCGGGGTGGTCAAGCTCTCCGCCTTCGCGCAGAGCGTCGGCTATCTGATCTCCATCCCCGGTCCGCTGTTGGTCGGCACGCTCTACCAGCACAGCGGTGGTTGGGGGCTGCCGATCGCGCTGATGGTGGGGCTCATGGTGCCGCAGATCGCGGTCGGCGTGCTGGCGGGGCGTAACCGCCGCATCGAGGACGAGCGGTGA
- a CDS encoding SGM_5486 family transporter-associated protein — MPVLEPNPQGSQKKLLLVLGLMLGVTVVVAIVASIAAP, encoded by the coding sequence ATGCCAGTGCTCGAACCGAATCCGCAGGGCAGCCAGAAGAAGCTGCTGCTCGTCCTGGGTCTGATGCTCGGGGTCACCGTCGTCGTGGCGATCGTCGCGAGCATCGCCGCGCCATGA